The following proteins are encoded in a genomic region of Molothrus aeneus isolate 106 chromosome 12, BPBGC_Maene_1.0, whole genome shotgun sequence:
- the UQCRC1 gene encoding cytochrome b-c1 complex subunit 1, mitochondrial, whose amino-acid sequence MAARSVCRAGSAAGRALLWGPRPSAALLTLTRKRGAATYAQTLQNIPETQVTTLENGLRVASEESNHPTCTVGVWIEAGSRYEDSKTNGAAFFVEHMALKGTKKRPGSAFEKEVESLGAHLNGYTSREQTAFYIKALSKDMPKAVELLSDLVQNCALEDSQIEKERVVILQELKEMDRNLADVTFDYLHATAYQGTSLAHTVEGTTDNIKRMTRGDLASYVDTHFKAPRMVLAAAGGISHKELVDAAKQHFTGAPFTSKGDSVPALKRCRFTGSEIRARDDGLPLAHIALAVEGPGWADPDNVVLNVANAIIGRYDRTFGGGKNQSSKLATLAVEHNLCHSFEPFNTCYSDTGLFGFHFVSDPLSVDDMMFCAQGEWMRLCTSTTESEVTRAKNYLRNAMVAQLDGTTRVCENIGSHLLHYGRRIPLEEWDARISAVDAKMVRDVCSKYIYDKCPAIAAVGPIEQLLDYNRLRSAMYWVRL is encoded by the exons ATGGCGGCGCGCTCAGTGTGCCGGGCGGGCAgcgcggccgggcgggcgcTGCTGTGGGGCCCGCGCCCCTCC GCAGCTTTATTGACTTTGACAAGGAAGCGAGGTGCTGCTACCTATGCCCAGACACTCCAGAATATCCCTGAGACCCAGGTCACCACCCTGGAGAACGGCCTCCGTGTAGCCTCAGAGGAGTCCAATCACCCAACCTGCACG GTGGGTGTGTGGATCGAGGCTGGGAGCCGCTATGAAGACTCGAAGACCAACGGGGCTGCTTTCTTTGTGGAGCACATGGCCTTGAAG GGCACAAAGAAGCGCCCTGGCTCGGCCTTTGAGAAGGAAGTGGAGAGTCTGGGAGCTCACCTGAACGGGTACACCTCCCGTGAGCAAACTGCCTTCTACATAAAAGCCTTGTCCAAGGACATGCCCAAAG CTGTAGAGCTTCTGAGTGACCTTGTGCAGAACTGTGCACTGGAGGATTCTCAGATCGAGAAGGAGCGTGTTGTCATCCTTCAGGAGTTGAAGGAAATGGACAGAAACCTGGCAGATGTCACCTTTGATTACCTTCATGCCACTGCTTACCAGGGGACTTCGCTGGCCCACACCGTTGAAGGGACCACAGACAACATCAA GAGGATGACTCGAGGAGATCTGGCTTCATATGTTGATACTCACTTCAAGGCACCTCGTATggtcctggcagctgctggag GTATTTCCCACAAAGAACTGGTAGATGCAGCTAAGCAGCACTTCACTGGGGCACCTTTTACATCCAAGGGGGATTCTGTGCCTGCCCTCAAGCGCTGTCGCTTCACAGGGAGTGAG ATCCGTGCCAGAGATGATGGTCTGCCCCTTGCCCATATTGCTCTTGCTGTGGAGGGGCCAGGATGGGCTGATCCAGACAACGTGGTCCTCAACGTGGCTAATGCTATCATAGGGCGCTACGACCGCACTTTCGGAGGTGGGAAG AATCAGTCTAGCAAGCTGGCTACGCTTGCTGTGGAGCATAATCTCTGCCACAGTTTCGAGCCATTCAACACCTGCTACTCTGACACCGGCCTCTTCGgtttccattttgtttctgatCCTCTCTCCGTAGATGATATGATGTTTTGTGCTCAGGGAGAGTG GATGCGTTTGTGCACCAGTACCACAGAGTCAGAAGTGACAAGAGCCAAGAACTATCTCCGAAATGCCATGGTGGCTCAGCTGGATG GTACCACACGAGTGTGTGAGAATATTGGAAGCCATCTCTTGCACTACGGGCGCCGTATCCCTCTGGAGGAGTGGGATGCCAGGATTTCT GCCGTTGATGCAAAAATGGTGAGAGATGTGTGCAGTAAATACATCTATGACAAATGCCCGGCAATTGCAGCAGTTG GTCCCATTGAGCAGCTCTTGGATTACAACCGCCTCCGCAGTGCCATGTACTGGGTCCGTCTCTAG